The Mixophyes fleayi isolate aMixFle1 chromosome 1, aMixFle1.hap1, whole genome shotgun sequence genome includes a region encoding these proteins:
- the ZAR1 gene encoding zygote arrest protein 1, producing MASFTEEAMDNYMYSAYNPYSYRYLNPKNKGVSWRQKNYMSNYADTGDYFDNYQRAQLKAILSQVNPNLTPRLRKANTRDVGIQVNPRQDASVQCSLGPRTLVRRLRKPPQAPPEEGSPTTPTKSVRFPRTIAVYSPVAAGGNLATFQEVDEEPAVKTTEETDKEDIPQKAAGKEEDKVDGDTKEEVKDSQSESQPTASTGPTRLRFQFLEQKYGYYHCKECNIRWESAYVWCVQGTNKVYFKQFCRTCQKSFNPYRVEDIMCQSCKQTRCICPVKVRHVDPKRPHRQDLCGRCKGKRLSCDSTFSFKYII from the exons ATGGCTAGCTTCACAGAAGAGGCAATGGATAATTACATGTATTCAGCATATAACCCTTATTCCTACAGGTATCTTAACCCCAAAAATAAAGGGGTAAGCTGGAGGCAGAAGAACTATATGTCCAACTATGCAGACACTGGTGATTACTTTGATAACTATCAAAGAGCTCAGTTAAAGGCCATCTTGTCTCAGGTGAATCCAAACCTCACTCCAAGACTGAGGAAAGCAAATACTAGGGATGTGGGGATTCAGGTGAACCCCAGGCAGGATGCCTCTGTCCAGTGCTCTCTGGGTCCTAGGACTCTAGTACGGAGACTTAGAAAGCCTCCGCAGGCTCCTCCAGAGGAAGGAAGTCCTACAACACCCACCAAGAGTGTGCGCTTCCCCAGAACTATTGCTGTATATTCCCCTGTAGCTGCTGGAGGGAATCTTGCTACTTTTCAGGAAGTGGATGAAGAACCTGCAGTAAAGACTACTGAAGAGACTGACAAAGAGGACATCCCCCAAAAAGCAGCTGGCAAGGAAGAAGACAAAGTGGATGGTGACACCAAGGAAGAGGTTAAAGACAGTCAGTCTGAGAGCCAACCGACTGCTTCAACTGGACCGACAAGGCTGAGATTCCAG tTCCTGGAGCAGAAGTATGGTTATTACCACTGTAAAGAATGCAACATTCGCTGGGAAAGTGCTTATGTCTGGTGTGTGCAGGGCACAAATAAG GTGTACTTCAAGCAGTTCTGCAGAACGTGTCAGAAATCCTTTAATCCGTATCGAGTGGAGGATATCATGTGTCAA agctgcaagcaaacaAGATGCATCTGTCCTGTGAAAGTGCGTCACGTAGATCCAAAGAGACCCCATCGCCAAGACCTGTGTGGACGATGCAAGGGCAAGAGGCTCTCCTGTGATAGCACCTTCAGTTTCAAGTATATCatttaa